In a genomic window of Vulpes vulpes isolate BD-2025 chromosome 6, VulVul3, whole genome shotgun sequence:
- the LOC140599245 gene encoding uncharacterized protein, with the protein MELESITMVFLAVKSGRLASRDPQEVLFLPRRTCARRAARSAAARGGGSCGRSGAARREARGRSAGGAARAGRPRLRRGAWGLPAGARDVCGRGAQQAARACTRVRGRWDRKCDRKAAADKGVRGPQGQSVPGGGGHASGRPAPQVEATAPPAARSPQRPTWRPLGSPPGESICSASAELGCPPQLPRPAPLPPDPPPFPVRDRDGRGQPPPPPAAPRGPLSFRPEEPRAGTGRALAAAGRGNLSLPRHQVPAEEGEGRGAAFPVPPARLDLRGLRLPGNSRAAAGPGSARGLLGTGPERFGTTSLGGHHEHLVLAGVKEKFLDPR; encoded by the exons atggaattagagagTATAACAATG GTTTTCCTTGCGGTGAAGAGCGGGCGGCTCGCCTCCCGGGACCCCCAGGAGGTGCTTTTCCTCCCGCGACGCACATGCGCGAGGAGGGCGGCGAGAAGCGCggccgcgcggggcggcgggagctGCGGGCGGAGCGGGGCCGCTCGGCGGGAGGCGCGGGGCCGCTCGGCGGGAGGCGCGGCCCGGGCAGGGCGGCCGCGGCTGCGGCGTGGGGCGTGGGGCCTCCCGGCGGGAGCGCGCGACGTGTGTGGGCGCGGGGCACAGCAGGCTGCGCGTGCGTGCACCCGTGTGCGGGGCCGCTGGGACCGCAAGTGCGACCGAAAAGCGGCAGCTGACAAGGGAGTCCGAGGCCCGCAGGGCCAGAGCGTCCCCGGGGGCGGCGGCCACGCGTCCGGCCGCCCGGCGCCCCAGGTTGAGGCGACTGCGCCGCCGGCCGCCCGGTCTCCGCAGCGCCCCACGTGGCGGCCGCTGGGGTCGCCGCCGGGAGAGTCGATTTGCTCCGCCTCCGCCGAGCTCGGCTGCCCTCCGCagctgccccgccccgccccgctcccgcccgaccctcctcccttccccgtCCGGGATCGCGATGGACGCGGccagcccccgccgccgccggcaGCGCCGCGCGGGCCTCTGAGCTTCAGGCCTGAGGAGCCGCGTGCCGGGACCGGACGTGCGCTGGCTGCCGCCGGTCGGGGGAACCTCTCGCTTCCCCGTCACCAGGTCCCCgcggaggaaggggagggacGAGGCGCGGCTTTTCCTGTGCCGCCTGCCCGGCTCGACCTGCGCGGCCTGCGGCTTCCTGGTAACTCGAGGGCCGCGGCCGGGCCTGGCTCTGCCCGCGGCCTGCTTGGAACTGGACCGGAGCGTTTTGGGACGACCAGCTTGG GAGGACACCACGAACATTTGGTTCTAGCCGGTGTAAAAGAGAAGTTTTTAGACCCACGCTGA